ATTAATAGGCTCCTTCAGTGCTGGAGAGATTTGgggaaaatactgcagaaagaaCTAAAGGcattggtttgttttgctttgtgtccaCCAAGGACACGAAAGGGTAAACATTGCAGTCTCCAATAAAGGGCATCCATAAAGGGCAGCATCGGGTAGAGTAGCTTACTTTTAAGGTTACTGTGAAATGAGCAAGAAATGGCAAACATGCCCTTGGCAAGCTGGGTCAGGGCAATGACATGGCATAAAGCTCTCAGCATCAGCTTCCTCTCCAAACTCTTCTTGCTCATCAGTAAACACATGTGACTCAGCCTGTctcatttttacttctgtaaGAGAGATCTTTTTCTGGAGAAGCATGATCACCTCTGCCCTGCAGGCTGGATCTTGTCTGTCCTAATGGGAGGAGGACCTTATtcttctgagcagcagcagctgtctgTTCTGAGGAACTGGAATTCCTTTCCACTGACAAGggcttgtgttttctttccttgggagttGTTCTCTCTTTGAGGCATGGCTGGCTTGATgcatctgtttttcccttttagttGCAGGACTCATTGACTCCTTGATCTATCACTCAGCACGTGCCATCCAGAAGAAAATTGAACTTGGGAAGACAACATAAATAAGCAACAACCtgaccccacaaaaaaaaactcTAAGGAGAACTAAACAGGTTTTTCAAAACACAAGTGATCTTCTGAGTGCACAAGAGAAGAGGTTTGGAATTACCAGATGGCGCTGACTGCTCTTATGTTACTGTCCCATCATTCTTTGTTTGGCATTAATTTGTGGATGGATCTGCTTGAGCCTTGCTGCTATAAAGATTAGCCATCTTGTCTGGCTGTGCAGACCCTACTGTAAAAACCCTTTTGTGTCAGTCCACATTCATCCAGTTCCGCCCCCTTCCCCGAAAGAGATGCTGGAGATACTGCATTCTGTTTGCCTCCAGGAATAATGTACTGTATTGTCATGAGACCTGGAATGGATTGAAGTTGCCATCAAATAAGCTTTCTAGCAACACCAtctagattttaaaatttttcttaaaaatgtttctgagtGTAATGATGCTGTATGCCAGACCTCTGTGAAAATGTGCTGAATCCCATGCGCTTTCCTTCCAGCTGTCCTGGGCAACATGGTGCAACCTAGCACTTGGGATGTACTTACTGTCCCATGGGGCATTGCAGTTGCTCCAGATTGCTCTTCGTACGAAAGATGCAAGTTGATGTTTCagcaaaaaaagtgtttggagttttaattgatttttaaattggaTTGTGTTTTTCACTTCCCCTCtgtttatatttgaaataaaaaatttgaaatataaaatatattgaagTCCATCCTCTGTGTGTTTTGGTAAAGCATTTGGaagaataattaaattatttgaacTAATCCTGGTACTGAATTTGAAATTATAATTAAACAACACATCTGCATTGTGGCAAAGTATGTAGATATCATCATGATGTGTATGATCTTAATGATCTACACAAGTGAGTGAAGTGCTTGGTATGTGAAATTATATTGGgagaaaataatgaggaaaaataaaatactgtgctAAAACAGACTCACTACTCTTTTAAATCTCGGCTCTGGATTTGCTTTGGTATTGACTCTAAACTTGGTCCAAGCAATTGGTCCAACAGTATACAGTGAGTGTGACAGGCACAGGATCAGATAATGCAGAAAGAAAGCTATTTTATAATTCATTTGAAAGTAGGTGTTGTTTGtgcgggtttttttttaattagttgaaCTTACTTACAAACCAGGGAGTATAAAAACTTGTGGTTTTTTCAATCATGGAGAGAAGCAATTTGAGGTGTAGGTAAGGAGGCTAATTAATCTCCAAGCtagaatactgaaaaaaatgggcttggaaaaaaaaaaaaacaatgaaacattTGAAACAAGGATATTTAATAAATCCATCAGGTCAGGATCATAGAGTACTACTACCATGCGAGGAAGGGGACATAGTATCTATATGTTTTATCAGGAACAAAAAGTGACTTGAACAGTTTCAATTGCTCAGCAGAGCACACAGCTCTGTAACTAAATTTGAAAGAATAATCAGGAGGGGAAAGATGAATGGAAATAATATAGCAAGAGTTTAACCCACAGTTAAACAATTACCAGCTAATTGCTTGTCTTTGATAAGAAAGCCAGTTACAGAAAGCTTAGAAAAGCATTGGAGAGCATAGCACAGAGCACTGCTTAGCACCTAGAGAAGACAGAGGGAAGGTGAAGGGACAGGTAAGTGTAAGACTTGTACTCAATGTGGGAAACTGGATATAAtggggaagagaaacagaagacatACAGAAATGGAGATTCTACCTGGAGAGGTAGAAAATCAACGAAGCTAATAGTTAAGTAATATAGGCTTCTGCTATAAAATGGGAGCTTATGAGTAGGAGAGATCTGGTGATTTTAATACACTGAAAGACCAAGTGACTAATAGGCATGGAAAAGCTGACTCCGATTCAAGGATGTTCGTGTTTGTGATTGAAAGTAGGAAAAGACATCCTGCTAACCTGGCTGTGGAGGAGAAGATCTCCTTTGGGGAGCTCAGTCTCCAGGGTCTGCAATCTTGTTCTGCAGGGTCGGGTTGAGATAGATTGTGCTGTCTTTTCAAAGCAGTAAGGGctcaaaaagtaaagcaaatgttAGTAATAGATTTCATGTATGTTTTCAAAGTTTATTCAACGTAAGATCACTTCAACTGTACTTGATTCCGTTGTCTTGGCGTgcttgattttttcctttcttactcttttttgatacaattttaaaaatatttccttagttataaaaagacaggaaaggaagatgcccctctccccctgcccaaaGAACAACTATGAACCTCTACCAAAAGACATCAGTGGGTGGAAATGTCAGCTTCGTCATGCGGACAGCCACATTTGAGCAGTTGctgtcaccaccaccaccgctGTCACCCAACAGCTTCACGGGACATGCACAGCAGCTCATGGGCTCCACATCCACCTCCAGCCCCACtgtctccccttcctctctcccagccAGTATGGGCAGAGCCATGCCCACCCTGTGTCCAGGCAAATGCAATGTCCCTGGTGCCATGGGAGCGTTACACCTCCTggcacccacagtgcccagctcGTGGGACCAGCACAAGCAGCACCGAGACCCCAGGGATCGCAGGGTCTGTGAGCCCAGGCATGTGGCAGTGCTGGCAGGGAGAAGCAAGCTGAGGCAGCTGCCAGTAGTGCAGGGGGCTGCCAGTTCCTGCACTAACAGCCTGGCTTCAGTTTCTTGGAAATGCATCATTTGTAGAATAAAATCCTGCCTTCGGCTGCCAGTCTCTCAATGAGGCTGAATTCGACATCAGCATCGTGAACCCTTGTCCTGCGAAAGGCTCCGGACCCGCGGTTTTTCTCCCAGTAGTGGTGCCAGTTCCCTTCACTGTCTGCTCCGAATCCAAACACGGACACCTGTGCACACACCAGCAAGACCCACCACTGCACGGGCGCTCAGTCAGCCTGAGAGTGTGCAGACAAGCGGTGCAGTGATGGTACAGCAGCAGTGCCCAGTCCCGCTGGCCACACTCACCTGCTGGCAGGTGTGCAAGGCGAAGAGCAGGGCTGTGAAGCCGGTGGAGGGGTAGCGCCCGTGGCGCTGTGTCCAGTTGTCATGGATGTACTTGAGGAAAGCTGGGCTCAGGATCAGCACCTGAGTGGGTAGCAGAGGAGCCATCAGCTGCTCACCGTGCTGCAAAGGGGACAGCCAGCCCCTGCCACCAGCGCAGCCATCGGCCCTCCTGCTCACCGGCTCTGCCTGCATCCCACCGAAAAACAAGCTCTGTCTCTGCCCAGAGGAGCTCTGCCTGCCCAGGAGGAGCTGAAGCCCGCTGAGCCCTTACCTTGTTTCTGTCAGCTTTGATGAACTGTTTCACTTTCACGTATGTGCTGCAAAAGCCAGAGGACAGCAGTGAGCATGGGGCACTCCTGCTGCCAGGGCCTCTCCTTCGGAGGCAGCCGGTTTGCAGATAGGTGGctgtgtccaccaggacccagCCCCATGCACCCCCAGTCCCTTGGGCTGGCCCAGCAGCATCCCCTGGCCTGGCTCTGGGGAGGGACACATCAAGCCCATGGCCCCACAGTGGGGACAACCACCATCCCACCCATGGGGGTTATGGGGCTGCAGGATGCCCAAGCCCTGCAGGGACGGGTCAGTGCCCACTTCCCCAAACTGTGGTGCAGAGGGATGCCAGGACCCTTGCCCACGGGCCCTTCGTCCCACCAGGCCTGTGATGCCAGGGCCCCAGTGAGGCCCCAGGGTCCCCAGAACCACCCCGCGCCATCTCCAGGGCCTCCAGCACAAGAGATGCCATCCCCCGAAGCCAACGCACTGCGTGATCTCTCCAGTGGAAAAGGCGCTGGCCACCCACTGCAGGTCCAGTGGCTTGAAGGGGACAAGGACGAGGTGGACGCCGGGCCCAAGGTTCACTGCGCTCTCTGGGTACATGAAGTGATGGGTTGTTCTCATGCCAACATCCAGCTCAAAGCCAGTGATCTTTGCTCTGTTCATCCTAGGAGACAGCAGGAAGGCATGTCCTGAAATGAAGGTGCACACCGTGCCGGTCCCAGGCTGCTGGTCCCACCGGGCAGGGACACCAGGTTACCCTGGCCAGCAGCAAAGAGGGGACATGGGCAACACAGGGCTGGTGTGTGCCTCAGGGTAGGGGACTccagagagcagggccagcagGCCCCCAGCCATCGCAGGGCTTATGTAGGCAGATTTCACAGGGTGGCCGGGGACTGGAGCATGCCAGGGTCCCAGGGAGACAGGTAGAGGCCAAGCCCCTTTGGGACACTCacctcagcacccagtcgtgggCGTCGATCCGCAGCCCGTGGCTGGACCCCTTCAGCCGCCCTGAGTTCCCCACCACCGCACAAGTCCTGCAGCGAGATGGGTCCCACGTGCTGCCGGTCGGGGCTGGGAGGACAGTGAAGAGCTGCCAAATTATGGCCTGGAGCTGGATGCCACTCGGGGGACCCTGTAGGGTCTGGGGGAGCAAGAGCAGAGACAGGCAGCAtcagcctccccccgccccgccattaCCGCTAAAGGGGGATGGAGCCCCACTCATCCCAGCAGAGCCCTGAGAAAGGCACAGTAAAAGCCAATGGGATATTAGGAAAAGGGTGCAGGACAGCCCAGagaggtgtgggggggtggtgagctgcagcccctgcactcccttcATCCTCCATCACATCTGTCCAATTTGACCTTGGCCCTGCCCCACTGCAGACAGATTCAGGGAGCCCAGGAAGAGCCCCAAGCTCCCGCCCATGCCCCCACTCACCAGCCACCACTGAATCACGTCAGATGAGAGCTTGTGGGCTGCACCCATCAACAGAGGCCCCATGGCCATGTTGTAGCGGGCATTGAACCATGTGGAGCTGTTGGCACTGGCGGTACAGCGGGCAGCGGGGGCgtcaaggagggagggagcccaaGGGAAGGGGCCAAGGCCATCCTTTGGGGCTCGGAAACATTGCCACAGGAccagcagcaggcacagggcCAGCACCACCTGCGTGCGCCTCTGGCACAGCATCCCTCATGCCACCTGCAGCGAGATGTCACAGGGACCAGTGGCAGTGGCACCACAGgaccccttcccacccaccctccctgcccagcctcctggGACACCCCTTGGCTGCTCACCAACCCTGCAGGGATCTGAAATAGCCTGGTATGCGTTTCCTTTTCAAACCGTTCAATGGCTTTATTGCTGTGCTCTGCTTCTGGCACTGCTGCAGTTACTTTAGgtccgggaagggccggctggcAGCACGTGCTGTACGAGGAGCTGCCCTCTGCCTGCAACGCTTTTAGGGTCTGCAAATTGACCCGCGAACAAGTGGAAAAGCGTCGTCACCCCAGCTCCCCTCTGGAGCGGCAGCCACCCATCCGCGAAGCAGCTCCGCTGCCGGCAGTGAGCCCTCCCGCCTCCTCCCCACGCACGCCGGCGCCGTGGAGCAGGCACTGGGCGGAAGAGCCGCTCGGCCTCTCGGCCGCCGCTGAGCGCACGCAGGCGCCGTGCAGCCGGCGAGGCGCTCCCGCCCCAGCGGCCCTGGGGTTTTGCAGCTTCAAGGGCACTGAATTACCgccaggaggaaggagcaggaagtCCTAACTGCCGTCTGTGTGCATGAACATTTCTTAAATACCCATATTTAAGTGACATTTCTGTTCTCCATCTAAAAGCGCTCACATAAAACTAAAGTCAGAGGGAAAAGGGTTTTCTCATCCTCTGGGAGTTCACGAGGGGCTCAGCCTCTCAGGACCTGGCTCCCGTGGGCCAAGGCAAGAGTGAGGGATGAGCAGGGATGTGGGGACAGCCTCTATCCCAGGGTCAGAAGCAACTGCAGCAggttggggaggaggagggtccCCTCTGTACTGGGAAAGCTGAAGGAGAGAAAACCCctcctgtcctcacaggagaACCCTGTGCTTCCCCCAGTCCCCTGGATGCTGATGTGGGGCCACAGGTCAGCACCGGCTTCTTTTCTCCACATTAACCATTTTCTGTGGCTCCTGCAGCACGGACATACCCTGCTTGCCGTGGTATCCAACCAGCTGCACTCAAATCTGCCCCGCAGGACATGCATCTGACAGCAAAactgctgctcctgggggtccaAGCAATGAACAGAGATGagagatttggggagggggggggttggATGATCCCAGCTGGCTGCAGCAGGTCATGCTCccctttcaaaaagcaactgaaCCACCACTTCTTCTTGAAGGGAAGCACAAACAAGCCACCACCAGCGTGCTGGAAACGCAGATGTGGGTGCTCCCGAGCAGGAAGCGGCCACAAAATGCCGGCTCTTTGCCCCGCAGGCATGGGGGGTCCCCAAAGGCCCTTGATGCTCTCCCTGCCGGTGGTCACAGATCCCTTTGACTTAGTCTTttgccctcctgcagcagccatgAACATTTGCCATGATGGAGGCAAAGAGCATCCATCTGACGTGCCAGTTGGGCCAGGAGCCAGTGGTCCCCCAGTGCTCGTGGAGCCTCGAGGGTTATTAAGTCACAGCCcatggagggagaggagctggctgGTGGCTGCATGGCAGGTGCCAGCATTTCCATTAAGCCCAGAGCCAGGGGACTCAGGCAGCGCAGTGAATATTTCATTAAGCTTTTGGCAGTCACCCAtcgccggggagggcagggctctGGACAGGAAGGGTTGAGTGGCCCTGTCTCCCTGCCTGTGCCCATGTGCAGCCCCTGCTCTGTGGACAGGACCTCTCCACCTGCACCCACACTCCCACAGCAGGTGAAACACCCCCCCGACCCTGCGCCCAGAGGTGCCCCACACCTTGGGGTTCCCCAGCCCAGCGCCATCAGCCACAAGCCACCACACCACAGCCATGCAGCCGCTTGCATCGGGCTGCACCCAGTCGCCACAGACCTGGCCCCGTCCCCGCTCAGCCCCAAGGGACACCACCAGgagctccccagccccgcagccaggAAAGAGGCCCTCATGGTGTTGCaaccccctgctccccagccagctgtCCCTGCGGACCCCCACCTCCTCAGAGGAAGCGCCGCTGAGCAGGGCCAAGCGAAGGTGACGCTCCTGGGCttggtggcctcaccagtgctcgTTGCAAACTGCAACAACCACCACAGGAAGAGGAAGTGTTGCACCATGACGTGGGGGAGAACAGAGCCTCACAGCAAGTGGCACAGTGAGGTCAGGGCTGCCGTCCCTCCTCCAGcagtgcccatcaccctggcATCCTGGCATGGCCCTCCCATGCAGCCCAGCACTGTGGTGGCCACCAGTCCCACTGGAGCTGGATGCCCTGGCCACGTTCCCAGGGCCAAATCAGGAAAATCATCATTAAAATGTTCCTCTGAGGGTGGAAGAATCTGCCTGGAGTGGAACTGCCCTCCTGTCCCTACGGGTCCTGTTGGGACAGCTCAACATTTGCCAACACTGACACCAGCAacacagaggtctcaacagcctCATGCATCCAGCACCTCACCAGCTCGTTTCTTTTGCTCACCTGGATGGGATTTTGGCTCAGAGAGGACAGAAGGCGGCTGTGAAATGTGCCTCAGCAACTGGAAAAACACATCCAGAAGAGAAAAGCCATGCAAGATGAATTGTGAGTAATTTTATCCAAGGGGAGGTCAGCTCTCTTTGCTCTGATGCCTGAGAGGAGGTTTGGTGCCTGAGGGAGAGTGGCAAAGAAGAAGGATCTGGGAACTCAAACTAGAACAACCCTGTGAAATACAGAGCACCGAAGAGCCAGTATTTATTGTCAGTGGGCTCAAAGGGCCTCTTCGTCATTGCTGGTGGGTCAGGCACCAAAGAAGCAATGCCCTGAGCTGCCACAGAGCACATTTTATAGAGCACAAACAGTGAAACCTGGGTGGGAAGAATCAGGGACAGCACTGGTGCTGGCTCCACAGCACTTATTTGCATTTCCAAGCTCCCAGCATGCTCAGCCCTCAGCAGAAGCCCCTTTCCCAGTGATTTGCATGCCAGCATAGCTCCACTTGCAGCTCCGGGGCCCTGCAGGGCACAGCGCTGCTCTGCTCTACCATCGTTTCCATTAGCAgtagcagagcagggagcacCACAGGATACGCAGCATGGTCAGGGAAAGGCAGGAGCCAGGCATGGCGCTGCAGAGCACATGAGCACTATttcctgcctggggttgtaggTGGGTGCATGAGCACAGCAGTGGAGCAGGTAGATTGCTGTGTTCTCTCCCTTTGCCTGGCCAAGGGATCCTATGGAACAGCCTGGCACTGCGAGCAGCCCATGAGAGgagtgggctgcagggggataggggagctggggcagcagaggTGAGGGAGGCAGCACCTGGGGCTCGTTCCCTAGGGCCCTCAGTGCAGATCGTAGCTTGGGGAATTGCATTTTAAACAGCTGATCAGATCTTCCTTCTTGAATTGAAGCAGCTTCTATTCATTAAGCACATGAACAAATGAAGCAGGGAAGACAACTTGCCTGTGAGGCTGTCCTTCAATCCGCCTTTTCTgtagggagaaaggaaggaaaaggagcagtGAGCATggcccagggatgttcaaggggaTGAGGAACTGGCCCCATAACAGCTGTCTTTTGTTGCCAAGGAAAAGAtggaagatggagagagagatgcagaGCAGGAGATGAC
The nucleotide sequence above comes from Calonectris borealis chromosome 17, bCalBor7.hap1.2, whole genome shotgun sequence. Encoded proteins:
- the LOC142089558 gene encoding CMP-N-acetylneuraminate-beta-galactosamide-alpha-2,3-sialyltransferase 2-like; this encodes MLCQRRTQVVLALCLLLVLWQCFRAPKDGLGPFPWAPSLLDAPAARCTASANSSTWFNARYNMAMGPLLMGAAHKLSSDVIQWWLTLQGPPSGIQLQAIIWQLFTVLPAPTGSTWDPSRCRTCAVVGNSGRLKGSSHGLRIDAHDWVLRMNRAKITGFELDVGMRTTHHFMYPESAVNLGPGVHLVLVPFKPLDLQWVASAFSTGEITHTYVKVKQFIKADRNKVLILSPAFLKYIHDNWTQRHGRYPSTGFTALLFALHTCQQVSVFGFGADSEGNWHHYWEKNRGSGAFRRTRVHDADVEFSLIERLAAEGRILFYK